AGAAGCCGGCGCAGATGATCCTCATTGAGCACGATTACATGGTTGATAAGTTCGCGCTTGCATGATCCTACCCAGCGCTCTGCGGTCCCATTCTGCCATGGGCTTCTATACGCCGTTCTCTTTGGCGTGATGCCGAACGACTCGATCGACGCCGATACTTCGCTTGAGAAGATCGTGTCGTTGTCGAAGATGAGATAATTTGGGGCCGAGTCGTCGGGGAACGATTCGCGGAATTGTTGAACGACCCAGTGCGACGCCGGATGGGACGTTACGCTGACGTGAATGATCCGTCGCCCCTCGTGATCGATCACGAACCACACGTACAGAAGACGGAATGTTACGGTAGGCACGACGAAGAAGTCCATTGCAGCAATGCCGTCTCTGTGATTACGGAGAAACGTCGAGAATAGTAAAATCAAGCCGCGAATTTGAAGAAATTGCCGATAACGGGTCTTAGTGGACAGCGCGGTACCCCATTCCCGCTAGCCCAGGTGGATTCTCCGGCAAA
The Myxococcales bacterium genome window above contains:
- a CDS encoding DDE-type integrase/transposase/recombinase, yielding MDFFVVPTVTFRLLYVWFVIDHEGRRIIHVSVTSHPASHWVVQQFRESFPDDSAPNYLIFDNDTIFSSEVSASIESFGITPKRTAYRSPWQNGTAERWVGSCKRELINHVIVLNEDHLRRLLRDYVRYYNTDPVHTSLRDALDGRAAEARPSSDAKVVGLPRVGGLHHRYVWKEAA